The Bubalus kerabau isolate K-KA32 ecotype Philippines breed swamp buffalo chromosome 16, PCC_UOA_SB_1v2, whole genome shotgun sequence genome includes a region encoding these proteins:
- the LOC129629945 gene encoding S-adenosylmethionine decarboxylase proenzyme-like, whose protein sequence is MEAAHFFEGTEKLLEVWFSRQQPDANQGSGDLRTIPRSEWDILLKDVQCSIISVTKTDKQEAYVLSESSMLVSKRRFILKTCGTTLLLKALVPLLKLARDYSGFDSIQSFFYSRKNFMKPSHQGYPHRNFQEEIEFLNAIFPNGAAYCMGRMNSDCWYLYTLDFPESRVINQPDQTLEILMSELDPAVMDQFYMKDGVTAKDVTRESGIRDLIPGSVIDATMFNPCGYSMNGMKSDGTYWTIHITPEPEFSYVSFETNLSQTSCDDLIRKVVEVFKPGKFVTTLFVNQSSKCRTVLSSPQKIEGFKRLDCQSALFNDYNFVFTSFAKKQQQQQS, encoded by the coding sequence ATGGAAGCTGCACATTTTTTCGAAGGGACCGAGAAACTGCTGGAGGTTTGGTTCTCCAGGCAGCAACCCGACGCAAACCAAGGATCTGGGGATCTTCGCACCATCCCAAGATCCGAGTGGGACATACTTTTGAAGGATGTGCAATGTTCAATCATAAGTGTGACAAAAACTGACAAGCAGGAAGCTTATGTACTCAGTGAGAGTAGCATGTTGGTCTCCAAGAGACGTTTCATTTTGAAGACATGTGGTACCACCCTCTTGCTGAAAGCACTGGTTCCCCTGTTGAAACTTGCTAGGGATTACAGTGGGTTTGACTCAATTCAAAGCTTCTTTTATTCTCGTAAGAATTTCATGAAGCCTTCTCACCAAGGGTACCCACACCGGAATTTCCAGGAAGAAATAGAGTTCCTTAATGCAATTTTCCCAAATGGAGCAGCATATTGTATGGGACGCATGAATTCTGACTGTTGGTACTTGTATACTTTGGATTTCCCAGAGAGTAGGGTAATCAATCAGCCAGATCAAACCCTGGAAATTCTGATGAGTGAGCTTGACCCAGCAGTTATGGACCAGTTCTACATGAAAGATGGTGTTACTGCAAAGGATGTCACTCGTGAGAGTGGAATTCGTGACCTGATACCAGGTTCTGTCATTGATGCCACAATGTTCAATCCTTGTGGGTATTCAATGAATGGGATGAAATCGGATGGAACTTATTGGACTATTCACATCACTCCAGAACCAGAATTTTCTTATGTTAGCTTTGAAACAAACTTAAGTCAGACCTCCTGTGATGACCTGATCAGGAAAGTTGTGGAAGTCTTCAAGCCAGGAAAATTTGTGACCACCCTGTTTGTAAATCAGAGTTCTAAATGTCGCACAGTGCTTTCCTCGCCCCAGAAGATTGAAGGTTTTAAACGTCTTGATTGCCAGAGCGCTTTGTTCAATGATTACAATTTTGTTTTTACCAGTTTTGCTAAgaagcagcaacaacagcagagTTGA